One stretch of Microcoleus sp. FACHB-672 DNA includes these proteins:
- a CDS encoding SDR family oxidoreductase, with protein sequence MFLVTGATGGLGRRIVRVLREQQKPVRAFVRLTSRYGELEQRGADIFIGDLQRERDIQKACQDVQYVITAHGANESSGSAQAIEYRANIDLIDSAKEAGVEHFVFTSVLGVDRGYEDAPVFKAKREVEKYLQASGLNYTILRPSGFSSNLLPLAERFRQTGIYLLIGDPRNRTSIVSTDDLAKIAVDSVTVEGARNQILSVGGPEILTREDVPRIFGRVFNREPIILNPPLLAFDGLRNALGFLNPQLQKSLGTLRVLLANEYFCKPEEIARLESMFDMKMESLERFIRRYMGV encoded by the coding sequence ATGTTTTTAGTCACGGGAGCAACCGGCGGATTAGGTCGGCGAATTGTGCGGGTGTTGCGTGAGCAGCAGAAGCCGGTGAGAGCGTTTGTGCGTCTCACATCTCGTTACGGGGAACTAGAACAGCGCGGCGCGGATATTTTCATCGGAGATTTGCAGCGAGAACGGGACATTCAGAAGGCGTGTCAGGACGTACAATACGTGATCACCGCTCACGGCGCAAATGAAAGCAGCGGCAGCGCTCAGGCGATAGAATACCGGGCGAATATTGACTTAATTGACAGTGCCAAGGAGGCAGGCGTTGAGCATTTTGTGTTCACTTCCGTGTTGGGGGTTGATCGCGGATATGAAGATGCGCCGGTGTTTAAGGCGAAGCGGGAAGTAGAAAAATACTTGCAGGCGAGTGGCTTAAATTACACGATTTTGCGGCCCTCTGGGTTTTCCTCGAATCTGCTGCCACTGGCGGAACGGTTTCGGCAAACCGGCATTTATTTGCTAATCGGTGATCCGAGAAATCGTACTTCGATTGTTAGTACCGATGATTTGGCAAAGATTGCAGTAGATTCCGTGACAGTTGAGGGGGCAAGAAATCAAATTTTGTCGGTTGGCGGGCCAGAAATTCTGACACGAGAGGATGTGCCGCGCATCTTTGGCCGAGTTTTTAATCGAGAACCCATTATTCTCAATCCGCCGCTACTAGCGTTTGATGGGTTGCGAAATGCGTTAGGGTTTCTGAATCCTCAGTTGCAAAAGTCTCTGGGAACGCTGCGAGTTTTATTGGCAAATGAGTATTTCTGCAAGCCGGAAGAAATTGCGCGGCTAGAATCGATGTTTGATATGAAGATGGAGTCTTTGGAGCGTTTTATCCGGCGTTATATGGGAGTTTGA
- a CDS encoding TIGR00297 family protein, with amino-acid sequence MLSTVYSLNPWLVAVVLNTVLLGVAYFAPKKLLTPAGLLHAWVLGVIIWGTLGWRGYAVVMFYFLVGSAVTRIGMAEKEAAGIAEKRSGARGPENVWGSALTGTLCALGTLLPVSVPASIPLVSLLLLGYVASFSTKLSDTTASEVGKVYGKRTFLITTLQPVERGTEGAVSLEGTLAGIVASALIALVAWGVGMINWTGVILCIIAAFIATNLESVIGATLQSKFDWLTNEVVNIINTLIGAGVAILLALAWNYWMPVSV; translated from the coding sequence ATGTTATCTACAGTTTATTCTCTGAATCCTTGGTTGGTGGCAGTTGTATTAAATACAGTTCTGTTGGGGGTTGCCTATTTTGCGCCAAAGAAGTTACTCACGCCGGCAGGCTTGTTGCACGCTTGGGTGTTAGGGGTAATCATTTGGGGGACTTTGGGGTGGCGAGGCTATGCGGTGGTGATGTTTTATTTCCTGGTGGGTTCTGCGGTTACGCGCATCGGCATGGCAGAGAAAGAGGCTGCCGGTATTGCTGAGAAGCGATCCGGTGCTAGAGGCCCAGAAAATGTTTGGGGTTCAGCACTCACCGGCACACTTTGCGCCTTGGGAACCCTGCTGCCGGTTTCTGTCCCTGCTTCTATTCCCCTCGTCTCACTTCTCCTCTTGGGCTATGTAGCGAGTTTTAGCACAAAGTTGTCGGATACGACGGCAAGTGAGGTAGGCAAAGTATATGGAAAGCGGACATTTTTGATTACCACCTTGCAGCCGGTGGAGCGAGGAACGGAAGGCGCAGTAAGTTTGGAAGGAACGCTTGCCGGCATCGTGGCATCGGCGCTGATCGCCTTGGTTGCTTGGGGTGTTGGGATGATTAATTGGACAGGAGTTATCTTGTGTATAATTGCTGCGTTTATTGCAACCAATTTAGAAAGTGTAATTGGGGCAACATTGCAATCAAAGTTTGATTGGCTGACGAATGAAGTGGTGAATATTATTAATACGTTGATTGGTGCCGGTGTGGCGATTTTGTTGGCTTTGGCGTGGAATTATTGGATGCCGGTGTCTGTTTAG